The bacterium genomic interval GCAATGCTTCTGGATTGAAGTCTGGTGCCAAATATGCGCAGTTCACACGGAAACTCACAGCTGTATATTTTCTATCGTCACTGGTTATACAGTTGAGCCAGCCGTGTTTTTCCCGATTGAGATGGTGCTTTTGGTAAGCTGTTGTGATAAATCGCATTAATGCGTGGACTTTATCAGGAGAATCCACAACGTCATACATTAGATTTTGTATGCCTCGCATTTCTGCGGCAAGATCAAAAGGGGAGTAACCGAGGTTAGGATATTGGACATGCACTTGTAATCTGCCTTCTACAAGTTCGTTAGCTTCCTCAATTGCCATAGAAGTTGCTTTTTCGTCAATGGCTATGTCTCTGAATTTCAACTGGCTGACATTGATCTCTTCCTCAAATGCAGGAGTGATCTTTCTTGCCTCCAGAGGATTATCAATATTCTCATCAGTTCCTACCAGCCCAAAAAAAATACCCCAGTCAACTGATTGTGATACAACCGCTGGTATGGTAATCAAAGGCCATACTATGTGGTCGTCAGGAACATTTTTTGCCATCCATAGCCGGCGCTTTAGATCAAATTCTATACGTTGGGCTATTGCTGATTTAGTCTTTAGATAATCTTCCCCAAGCATCAACTTCCATTGTGGTTTTGGTATTCCTTCATAATAAACACACACTGGAATTTTCTCTGTTTTGTGTAATGCCTGATGTTCAGCCCATATCTTTTTCTTTCTCTTCTGCTGTGGGTTCAAGGCAAACTCAAGAATTTCATCTACCAGAGGTTGAAGTAGTTTAATATCTTCTTGATGGCGATGAGTATTTTTATTTTTCAAAATTCTTTATGCTAAGTCCCTGTAACTTTGATCAGACAGCTCTTCTAATAAATCAAATTTTAATTCCCAACGCATTCTTTGCTCTTTAAAATAAAAATTTTTTCTAATAATCAATTTCTCTTGTCAAGGATTTTTTTACTAGTTGTCTGGAAATGAACAGGAACATCGTGAGCCACCCTTAGTTGGAAAGAGGCAATAAGGTGCCTTGAACTAAACCGCTGCGCGGTAGAACTCCGTTAATCCCACCCCGTCTCCTGTCAACATGATTACAATCTGATATACTTTTTCTCCGGAAGAATGTTCACGGTGAGCATTCGTTAAACTTCAATAGTTTAAGGAGAAAAGTATTATGAGTGCACTTCGTAAAAAAATGATTCGAGACCTGGAACTCCGAAGGTTTTCAGTCTCAACTCAAAAGTCGTATCTTGCAGCAGTGAGAGGTCTGGCAAAACATTACATGCTCTCCCCAGACAAAATCAGCGAAGAACAACTCCTGGATTATGTTAATTTTCTCATAACGAAGCGTAAACTGTCCTGTAGCTCTCTTAATGTTGCCACAGCAGGCTTACGTTTTTTCTATAAAGAAACGCTGGCATGTAATGCTATGGCGATAGCTATACCGCCTCGGAAAAATTCGAGAAAACTGCCGGAGATTTTCAGTTATAACGAGCTAAAACGACTTTTCGCAAGCACGAATAACCAGAAACATCGTCTCATGTTAATGACCGCATATTCAGGAGGACTGCGAGTTAGTGAATTAATCCATTTGAGAGTGAGAGATATTGACAGCGAACGTATGACTATCCGCATCAAAAATGGGAAAGGCGGAAAAGACCGTTACACTATTTTATCCCAAAGACTGCTTGATGAACTGCGCTGTTACTGGAAAAAATATCGTCTGGAGGATTTTCTTTTTCCAAGCGCATTTAGAGATAAAGTTCTTGTACGGCAAAGTCCTAATCTGGCATTCAAAGCGGCCAAGAAAAAGGCAGGCATTACTAAAAAAGTCACCTTTCATAGCTTGAGACACACTTTTGCAACAAATCTGCTCGAATCAGGAGTAGATATCCGGACAATCCAGATTTTACTTGGGCATTCTTCTATCACCACAACTGCTCGTTATCTTCATGTGGCAAGAAAGAACATCAAAGCAGTAAAAAGTCCCTTGGATATGTTTGACTTGCCTGACACAGATAGGTTTAAACGGTTGAATTCGTGACTGTGTTCCCTGTTTCAGCGACAGGGAACGGGCATAATGCAAAGCCGTCAGAACCGGAAGTGGCCGATATTTTCCGGATGCATGGCGATGCCTATCAGAAAAACCGTTCTCTGCCAAAATCACATCTAAAAGTAATACGCGACATTGAGACCTGCCGGACGGCTGTGCTCGGCGGGCATTTATACGAATGCAACCTCTGCTGTTATGAACATCCTGTCTACAACTCCTGCTGCAATCGGCATTGCCCCAAATGCCAGGCGCTCAATAAAGCCAGATGGCTGGAGACTCGCAACGCTGAGCTTTTGCCAGTGACTTACTATCACAATGTTTTTACCTTGCCGCACGAACTTAATCCCTGGATCCGATATAACAAAAAGGTTATTTACGATATCCTGTTTCAAAGTGTATCTCAAACACTGCTGAAATTCGGGATCAACCCCGAAAACGGTCTTGGCGGCAAGCTCGGATTTCTGGCGGTTCTGCATACGTGGGACCAGAAACTTCTGGAGCATCATCATCTGCATTGCATCATTTCAGGCGGAGTGCTCTCTTTTGACGGAAAGAGTTGGATTAACGCTCGCTCCAATTTTCTTTTTGCGGTAAAAGCACTCTCAAAAGTTTTTCGCGGCAAGTTTACAGACTTGTTGGAAAAAGCATTTGCCAGAGGAGAAATCACTTGCCCTGGGAATCTTACCGAAACTGCAGCGAGAGAATTTAGGCACATGGCAGCCATAGTTCGCAAAATCAAATGGGTGGTGTATTCCAAACAGTC includes:
- a CDS encoding site-specific integrase, with the protein product MSALRKKMIRDLELRRFSVSTQKSYLAAVRGLAKHYMLSPDKISEEQLLDYVNFLITKRKLSCSSLNVATAGLRFFYKETLACNAMAIAIPPRKNSRKLPEIFSYNELKRLFASTNNQKHRLMLMTAYSGGLRVSELIHLRVRDIDSERMTIRIKNGKGGKDRYTILSQRLLDELRCYWKKYRLEDFLFPSAFRDKVLVRQSPNLAFKAAKKKAGITKKVTFHSLRHTFATNLLESGVDIRTIQILLGHSSITTTARYLHVARKNIKAVKSPLDMFDLPDTDRFKRLNS
- a CDS encoding IS91 family transposase — encoded protein: MTVFPVSATGNGHNAKPSEPEVADIFRMHGDAYQKNRSLPKSHLKVIRDIETCRTAVLGGHLYECNLCCYEHPVYNSCCNRHCPKCQALNKARWLETRNAELLPVTYYHNVFTLPHELNPWIRYNKKVIYDILFQSVSQTLLKFGINPENGLGGKLGFLAVLHTWDQKLLEHHHLHCIISGGVLSFDGKSWINARSNFLFAVKALSKVFRGKFTDLLEKAFARGEITCPGNLTETAAREFRHMAAIVRKIKWVVYSKQSFAGPEKVLDYLGRYVHRVAVSNDRIKDIKNGHVTFCYKDRKNSNSKKEITILAEEFIRRFLLHVLPEGYMRIRYFGFLGSRYKKENMSLIRKLLDIPPEPAKPTEKKKAEELILELTGKDITKCPKCKIGIMVVRQTIARPSIQITKNFFNLPKTIDTS